A window of the Bacteroidia bacterium genome harbors these coding sequences:
- a CDS encoding cation diffusion facilitator family transporter codes for MSHQKAIQITWISILGNTLLAAIKWLVGYFGNSYALIADAIESTTDIFSSTLVLLGLKYASRPADKNHPYGHGRVEPLVTFVVVGILVSAATVIAIEAIKNIMTPHEIPETYTLAVLAVIIVSKELFYRIVSNRNKNINSTALKADAWHHRSDAITSLAAFIGIAIAIYFGKGFEAADDWAALVASGFIFYNSYLIFRPALGEIMDEHLYDDVIAEIRKVAVNVDGVIDTEKCLVRKSGINFLIDLHITVDSHITVKKGHQIAHHLKDALIMHNPLIADVLIHVEPDEHV; via the coding sequence ATGTCGCATCAAAAAGCAATTCAAATTACCTGGATAAGCATATTGGGCAATACTTTATTAGCCGCAATAAAGTGGTTGGTTGGCTACTTTGGTAACTCTTATGCTTTGATTGCCGATGCTATTGAATCCACTACAGATATTTTCTCTTCTACCCTTGTATTACTTGGATTGAAATATGCCAGCCGTCCGGCTGACAAGAACCACCCTTATGGTCATGGCCGCGTAGAGCCGTTGGTGACATTTGTTGTTGTCGGTATTTTAGTTTCTGCAGCTACAGTAATAGCAATTGAAGCCATTAAAAATATCATGACTCCACATGAGATACCGGAGACTTATACACTTGCTGTACTTGCAGTAATCATTGTGAGTAAAGAATTATTTTATCGTATTGTTTCCAATAGAAATAAGAATATCAACAGTACAGCATTGAAGGCTGATGCATGGCACCATCGTAGTGATGCCATTACTTCTCTTGCTGCTTTTATTGGAATTGCTATTGCCATTTACTTTGGAAAAGGCTTTGAAGCGGCCGATGACTGGGCTGCTTTGGTGGCATCAGGATTTATCTTCTACAACAGCTATCTTATTTTCAGACCTGCCTTAGGTGAAATTATGGACGAACATCTTTATGATGATGTTATTGCAGAAATCAGAAAAGTTGCGGTAAATGTTGACGGAGTAATAGATACAGAGAAATGTCTGGTTCGAAAATCGGGTATTAATTTCTTAATAGACCTGCACATTACTGTTGACTCACACATCACAGTTAAGAAAGGGCATCAGATAGCGCATCATTTAAAAGATGCTTTAATAATGCATAACCCTCTAATAGCAGACGTGCTCATCCATGTTGAACCGGATGAGCACGTTTAA
- a CDS encoding RNA polymerase sigma factor RpoD/SigA, whose translation MRQLKITKSITNRESASFEKYLQEIGKEELITAQMEVELARKIRAGDQRALEKLVRANLRFVVSVAKQYQSQGLSLPDLINEGNLGLIKAAKRFDETRGFKFISYAVWWIRQSIMQALAEQARIVRLPLNQIGAANKVKKAFSNLEQKFEREPTAEELASELEIDTDRIAYTMKMPGRHVSMDAPFVPGEDNTLLDVLTNPDAPYADSTLMAESLHTEINRSLETLPEREKDVIKLFYGIGVEHGLSLEEIGEKFDLTRERVRQLKEKAIKTLRQNSKSKLLKAYLGQ comes from the coding sequence ATGAGACAGCTAAAAATTACTAAATCCATTACAAACCGTGAAAGCGCATCGTTTGAAAAGTATTTACAGGAAATTGGTAAAGAGGAGTTAATTACAGCTCAGATGGAGGTAGAACTTGCCCGAAAAATCAGAGCAGGAGACCAGCGAGCATTAGAGAAATTAGTAAGAGCTAACCTTAGATTTGTGGTGTCGGTAGCTAAGCAGTATCAGTCACAAGGTTTGAGTTTACCCGATTTGATTAATGAAGGTAATCTTGGTTTGATAAAAGCGGCAAAACGTTTTGATGAAACAAGAGGTTTTAAGTTTATTTCTTATGCAGTTTGGTGGATTCGTCAATCTATCATGCAGGCATTGGCAGAACAAGCACGTATTGTTAGATTACCACTTAATCAGATAGGTGCTGCCAACAAGGTTAAAAAAGCATTTTCAAATCTTGAGCAAAAATTTGAACGCGAACCAACAGCAGAAGAATTAGCCAGTGAATTAGAAATTGATACAGACAGAATTGCCTATACAATGAAAATGCCAGGTCGTCACGTATCAATGGATGCTCCCTTTGTACCGGGAGAAGATAATACATTACTTGATGTGTTGACCAATCCTGATGCACCTTATGCTGACAGCACACTCATGGCAGAGTCGTTACACACTGAAATCAACCGTTCATTAGAAACACTGCCAGAGCGTGAAAAAGATGTAATAAAGCTTTTTTACGGAATTGGTGTTGAGCATGGTTTGTCATTGGAAGAAATAGGTGAAAAATTTGATTTGACACGGGAACGCGTACGTCAGCTTAAAGAAAAAGCTATTAAGACGCTTCGCCAAAATTCAAAAAGCAAACTACTTAAAGCTTACTTAGGGCAATAG
- a CDS encoding DUF2279 domain-containing protein → MHYICKWFITISLIGIFSNAFCQDSVITQRKIAFFEPSPVYNKQRVQIAGYTTLGLYAGTMTGLYQLWYSGYEMNHFHFFNDNGEWLLMDKTGHTFSSYIAGKQGYNVCRWAGMDNKKATLIGGNLGWIFLASVEALDGFSSAWGFSWGDIAANTLGSSVFIGQQLLWQEQRMEFKFSFHQSKYAHYRPDLLGENYIQQLFKDYNGQTLWLSANINSFIKKPNVVPAWLNIAVGIGAEGMTGAFDNASEYKNNPIPYYKRYRQVYIAPDIDLTKIKTKSKALKLFFEVTRFIKFPLPALEINSKGKWLFHPIYF, encoded by the coding sequence TTGCACTATATCTGTAAGTGGTTTATCACAATATCTCTGATAGGTATTTTTTCTAATGCATTTTGTCAGGACTCTGTTATCACACAGCGAAAAATTGCATTTTTTGAGCCTTCACCTGTTTACAATAAACAGCGGGTACAGATAGCGGGATATACAACACTTGGCTTGTATGCCGGAACAATGACAGGATTGTATCAGTTGTGGTATAGTGGGTATGAAATGAACCATTTTCATTTTTTTAACGATAATGGTGAATGGTTACTGATGGATAAAACAGGTCATACTTTTAGTTCATACATTGCCGGCAAGCAAGGTTATAATGTTTGTCGCTGGGCAGGTATGGATAATAAAAAGGCGACACTTATAGGCGGAAATCTGGGTTGGATTTTTTTAGCCTCGGTTGAAGCCTTAGATGGATTTTCTTCTGCTTGGGGATTTTCCTGGGGAGATATTGCCGCTAACACGCTTGGGTCATCGGTTTTTATTGGACAGCAATTACTTTGGCAGGAGCAGAGAATGGAGTTTAAATTTTCTTTTCATCAATCAAAGTATGCACACTATCGTCCGGATCTTTTAGGTGAAAATTATATACAGCAACTCTTTAAAGACTATAACGGACAAACACTATGGTTGTCAGCTAATATTAACTCTTTTATAAAGAAACCCAATGTAGTACCTGCTTGGCTGAATATTGCTGTAGGTATTGGTGCTGAAGGTATGACAGGCGCATTTGATAATGCCTCAGAATATAAAAATAATCCTATTCCTTATTATAAGCGTTACAGACAAGTATATATTGCTCCTGATATTGACCTCACTAAAATAAAAACAAAGTCAAAGGCATTGAAATTGTTTTTTGAAGTTACCCGATTTATAAAATTTCCATTGCCTGCGCTTGAAATTAATTCAAAAGGAAAATGGCTTTTTCATCCAATATATTTCTAA
- a CDS encoding MerR family transcriptional regulator: MQHDDLHIEKLYYSIGEVAEMFKVNTSLLRYWEKEFTLLHPKKNLKGERHYTKKDIESFRVIYHLVKEKGFTLNGAKQYLKANGKAIPVTEENGNTEVIEENSHVKFALNRLKAFLLEMKGNL, encoded by the coding sequence ATGCAGCATGACGACCTACATATTGAAAAACTTTATTACAGCATTGGTGAAGTGGCTGAAATGTTTAAAGTAAACACATCATTGTTGCGCTACTGGGAGAAAGAATTTACATTGCTTCATCCAAAAAAGAATTTAAAAGGTGAGCGGCATTATACCAAAAAAGACATAGAGTCATTCCGGGTGATTTATCATTTGGTAAAAGAAAAAGGATTTACACTAAATGGAGCCAAGCAATATCTGAAAGCGAATGGTAAAGCAATACCTGTAACAGAAGAGAATGGAAATACTGAGGTAATAGAAGAAAATAGCCACGTGAAATTTGCTTTGAATAGGTTAAAAGCTTTTTTACTCGAAATGAAAGGAAACCTTTGA
- a CDS encoding M23 family metallopeptidase — MAKAKYYFNTHSLKYEKVVVSFKKRFLRVLGWLATTMVFSAIIIALAYQFLDSPKEKQLKREIAVMDLQYEILQQRMDLMSKVLKDLEYNDDNIYRVIFEADPIPESVREAGYGGVDKYRSLKGYDNSALMIETTTQLDKLMRQMYVQTKSFDEVFELAKNKKELLASIPGIQPVSNKELSRIASGFGYRIHPIYKTSILHTGIDFSAPVGTEIYATGNGVVKKVEKEGRGYGNNVTINHGFGYETLYAHMSRIVVKPGQKVIRGQIIGYVGNTGSSTGPHCHYEVIKNGAKINPINFFFNDLTATQYEQVLEISSKYNQSFD, encoded by the coding sequence ATGGCGAAGGCCAAATATTATTTTAATACACATTCTCTAAAATACGAAAAGGTAGTTGTTTCCTTTAAAAAGCGTTTTTTACGTGTTTTGGGATGGCTGGCAACAACTATGGTGTTTAGCGCAATTATTATTGCATTAGCCTATCAGTTTCTGGATTCACCTAAAGAAAAGCAACTAAAGCGTGAAATTGCAGTAATGGACCTTCAATATGAGATTTTGCAGCAGCGGATGGATTTAATGTCAAAAGTGCTTAAAGACCTTGAATATAACGATGACAATATATACAGAGTTATTTTTGAAGCAGACCCAATACCCGAAAGTGTAAGAGAAGCTGGTTATGGAGGCGTTGATAAATATCGTTCATTAAAGGGTTATGACAATTCAGCACTGATGATTGAAACAACAACTCAATTGGATAAGTTGATGAGGCAAATGTATGTTCAGACAAAATCATTTGATGAAGTTTTTGAACTTGCAAAAAATAAAAAAGAACTTTTGGCATCAATACCTGGCATTCAACCTGTCAGCAACAAAGAATTATCACGTATAGCTTCAGGTTTTGGTTATAGAATCCATCCCATATATAAGACCAGTATTTTGCACACAGGAATAGATTTTAGCGCACCGGTAGGAACAGAAATTTATGCCACAGGCAATGGGGTTGTCAAAAAGGTTGAGAAAGAGGGTAGAGGCTACGGCAATAATGTTACCATCAACCATGGATTCGGTTATGAAACCTTGTACGCCCACATGAGCAGAATTGTAGTGAAACCAGGTCAGAAAGTAATAAGGGGACAGATAATAGGTTATGTAGGTAATACCGGAAGCAGTACCGGGCCACACTGCCATTACGAAGTAATTAAAAATGGGGCAAAAATTAATCCCATTAATTTCTTCTTCAACGACCTGACGGCAACACAATATGAACAGGTGTTGGAAATTTCTTCAAAATACAATCAATCATTCGATTAG